From Diospyros lotus cultivar Yz01 chromosome 4, ASM1463336v1, whole genome shotgun sequence, a single genomic window includes:
- the LOC127800378 gene encoding transcription factor FAMA produces the protein MVFYSKSEFLQATLLDDDDHHPQLFKPNIGETSGESGNQIVHRCLQNNPQRQQYINPSGFCNSNSPGKLSFSDAMRFVDFGPEVALNQTKTSSEEEAGINPVFFLKFPVLNNDHYMLPEDESSLLMVSPHQHAVGILEGGGGEAGRVSGSCLPESKRRRPRAIKKSQEVESQRMTHIVVERNRRKQMNEHLRVLRSLMPASYVQRGDQASIIGGAIEFVRELEQLLQCLESRKRRRLLGEAEAPKLAMPETQPPLIYQQPALVLEDHDDDLLNRDALESSCKGEEHSSAAAAAAESNSRLADVEVKMLGLDAAMINILSTRRPRQLINTIAALEHHLHLIILHTSITTIDQTVIYSFNVKVGGEVRFTAEDIASSVQQIFSFIHDALLNVTPAAIIRH, from the exons ATGGTTTTTTACTCCAAATCTGAATTCTTGCAGGCAACTTtgcttgatgatgatgatcatcaTCCGCAGCTCTTCAAGCCAAATATTGGCGAAACATCAGGAGAGAGCGGCAACCAAATAGTCCATCGTTGCTTGCAAAACAATCCTCAGCGTCAACAATATATCAATCCTTCTGGGTTTTGCAATTCAAATTCTCCTGGCAAGTTGAGCTTCTCAGATGCGATGCGGTTCGTGGATTTTGGGCCTGAGGTGGCCTTGAATCAGACCAAGACCTCATCAGAGGAAGAAGCCGGGATTAATCCTGTCTTCTTCTTGAAGTTTCCAGTCTTAAATAATGATCATTATATGTTGCCGGAGGATGAGTCGTCTCTACTAATGGTTAGTCCTCATCAGCACGCAGTGGGCATTCTGGAAGGTGGCGGCGGAGAAGCCGGCAGGGTTTCAGGCTCTTGCCTTCCAGAGAGCAAGAGGAGAAGACCAAGAGCCATCAAGAAAAGCCAGGAAGTGGAAAGCCAGAGAATGACTCACATTGTAGTGGAGAGAAACAGAAGGAAGCAAATGAATGAGCATCTTCGCGTTCTTAGATCTCTCATGCCAGCCTCTTACGTCCAAAGG GGAGATCAAGCTTCGATAATTGGAGGAGCCATTGAGTTTGTGAGAGAACTAGAGCAACTCCTGCAATGCCTTGAGTCACGAAAGAGGAGGAGACTGTTGGGAGAAGCAGAAGCCCCAAAGCTTGCCATGCCAGAGACTCAGCCGCCATTGATCTACCAGCAGCCTGCTCTAGTACTTGAAGATCACGATGACGATCTGCTCAATAGGGATGCACTGGAGAGCAGCTGCAAGGGGGAGGAACATTCAtctgcagcagcagcagcagcggaGAGCAACTCGAGGTTGGCGGACGTGGAAGTGAAGATGTTGGGGTTGGATGCCGCCATGATCAACATCCTCTCCACTAGAAGACCCCGACAGCTTATTAACACCATTGCTGCTCTTGAACATCATTTGCACCTTATTATCCTCCACACCAGCATTACCACAATTGACCAAACTGTTATCTATTCTTTCAATGTCAAG GTTGGTGGTGAAGTAAGGTTCACGGCGGAGGATATAGCAAGTTCAGTTCAACAGATATTCAGCTTCATCCAT